In one window of Episyrphus balteatus chromosome 3, idEpiBalt1.1, whole genome shotgun sequence DNA:
- the LOC129915928 gene encoding E3 ubiquitin-protein ligase Godzilla, whose translation MSAQFLFIVLCYCLAQISKGNILVYRYNSNQFLQEFYSIPAQFGAEIPSNGLNVFGLAASDDPFGCLPLNGPPKHKSIPKARYAVIIQRGANCTFETKVRNAQDAGWDAAIIYNSVNDDNLEPMSAKNATGIDIVSVFVAYSTGINLKSAYANMETRLVINDDLPFNINTQLILPFSILIGLCFLIMIFYMIYKCVREERRLRLHRLPKNMLKKIPITKFTKGQPYEMCVICLDDFTEGERLRVLPCAHAYHSNCIDPWLTKNKRVCPICKRKVFAKGETRASRRRQSSLDSLTDTDDDTTPLLRQGESGIATNNHGTFSGGQDDEEAAGTTAATDGDIMSSDDENVLLTNDSPSHSSTRVNPFDRQPNLPPNLEDMLNSRRSVWDYPIMRLFRRRTPIAISIAAPPMTIRGSSTIPRSRSEPNAPMNVPETSSVAASSGVRVGSQPASNNILNPNLSGSFKDDDEMEAHQSIYEPISTQTPSAAASTSDLMGIVIMGSNSRQTQAEQQSGQQDSVFIQTPSQGGIGVVALPNTNLRSPYVQNRQYFT comes from the exons ATGTCAGcccagtttttatttattgttttatgcTATTGCTTGGCTCAAATATCAAAAGGGAATATTTTAGTCTATCGATACAATTCGAATCAG TTTTTACAAGAATTTTATTCAATTCCTGCTCAATTCGGTGCAGAGATACCATCGAATGGCTTGAATGTGTTCGGATTAGCAGCCAGTGATGATCCTTTTGGTTGTTTACCACTGAATGGTCCACCAAAGCATAAAAGTATTCCGAAAGCTCGTTATGCTGTTATTATTCAAAG agGGGCAAATTGCACTTTTGAAACGAAAGTTCGTAATGCCCAAGATGCGGGATGGGATGCAGCTATAATTTATAATTCTGTAAATGATGACAATTTGG AACCAATGAGTGCGAAAAATGCAACTGGTATAGATATAGTATCGGTATTCGTTGCTTATTCGACTGGTATAAACCTTAAAAGTGCATATGCAAATATGGAAACGAGATTGGTTATAAACGACGATCTGCCCTTCAATATCAATACACAGTTAATTCTGccattttcaatattaattgGATTGTGTTTTCTGATAATG ATATTTTATATGATATACAAATGTGTCAGAGAAGAACGGCGGCTTAGACTTCATCGtttgccaaaaaatatgcttaagAAAATTCCAATTACTAAATTTACGAAAGGCCAGCCATACGAGATGTGTGTCATTTGCTTAGATGATTTTACCGAAGGTGAAAGACTTCGTGTATTGCCTTGTGCTCATG CATATCACAGCAATTGCATAGATCCATGGTTAACCAAAAATAAACGTGTGTGTCCAATATGTAAACGGAAGGTTTTTGCGAAGGGCGAGACGAGAGCAAGTCGGAGACGGCAGTCTTCATTGGATAGTTTGACAGATACAGACGATGATACGACACCTCTATTACGTCAAGGCGAAAGTGGTATAGCAACCAATAATCATGGAACCTTTTCTGGAGGTCAAGATGATGAAGAAGCAGCAGGAACAACAGCTGCTACTGATGGTGATATTATGTCATCTGATGATGAAAATG TTCTACTGACCAACGATTCACCCAGTCATAGTTCGACCCGAGTCAATCCTTTTGATCGTCAACCAAATTTACCACCTAATCTGGAAGACATGTTAAATAGCAGACGTTCCGTTTGGGATTATCCGATTATGAG gcTTTTCCGCAGACGAACACCAATTGCAATTAGTATAGCAGCGCCACCAATGACTATACGCGGAAGTTCGACAATTCCACGTTCACGATCAGAACCAAATGCCCCCATGAATGTGCCAGAGACGTCTTCAGTTGCAGCTAGTAGTGGTGTTCGCGTTGGATCACAACCAgcttcaaataatattttaaatccaaatcTGAGTGGTTCATTTAAGGATGACGATGAAATGGAAGCACACCAGAGTATTTATGAGCCGATTTCAACCCAAACCCCGTCCGCTGCTGCATCAACATCAGACTTAATGGGCATTGTTATAATGGGTAGTAATTCTAGACAAACTCAAGCTGAACAACAAAGTGGTCAACAAGATTCCGTATTCATTCAAACTCCATCTCAGGGTGGTATTGGTGTAGTTGCTCTACCCAATACAAATCTCCGTAGTCCTTATGTTCAGAATCGTCAATACTTTACTTGA